From the genome of Bosea sp. Tri-49, one region includes:
- the lpdA gene encoding dihydrolipoyl dehydrogenase, with translation MSYDLVVIGTGPGGYVCAIRAAQLGLKVAVVEKRKTHGGTCLNVGCIPSKALLHASEMFEEAGHTFESLGINVGKPKLDLKQMMVHKQETIDANVNGVAFLLKKNKIEPFHGTASIPAAGKVVVTGEDGKTQELVTKNIVIATGSESAALPGVTTDEKTVVTSTGALELGSVPKELLVVGAGVIGLEIGSVWGRLGAKVTVVEYLDRILPGMDDEIAKQFQRILQKQGFTFHLGSKVTKVETGKKGGATVTVEPAAGGEAKTLNADIVLVSIGRRPNTDGLGLDKAGVATERGRVVIDDHFKTNVDGIYAIGDVVRGPMLAHKAEDEGVAVAEILAGKHGHVNYDAIPGIVYTAPEVAAIGKTEEELKAAGIAYKVGKFPFTANGRARAMRHTDGFVKFLADAATDKVLGCHIIGPHAGDLIAEVTVLMEFGGSAEDLARTCHAHPTLAEAVKEAALAVDKRPIHM, from the coding sequence ATGTCCTACGATCTCGTCGTCATCGGAACCGGCCCTGGCGGCTATGTCTGCGCCATCCGTGCCGCCCAGCTCGGCCTCAAGGTCGCGGTGGTCGAGAAGCGCAAGACCCATGGCGGCACCTGCCTGAATGTCGGCTGCATCCCCTCAAAGGCGCTGTTGCACGCGTCCGAGATGTTCGAGGAAGCCGGCCATACCTTCGAGAGCCTCGGCATCAATGTCGGCAAGCCCAAGCTCGATCTGAAGCAGATGATGGTCCACAAGCAGGAGACCATCGACGCCAACGTCAACGGCGTCGCCTTCCTGCTGAAGAAGAACAAGATCGAGCCGTTCCACGGCACGGCCTCGATTCCGGCCGCCGGCAAGGTCGTCGTCACCGGCGAGGACGGCAAGACGCAGGAACTCGTGACCAAGAACATCGTCATCGCCACCGGTTCTGAATCGGCGGCGCTGCCGGGCGTCACGACCGACGAGAAGACGGTGGTGACCTCGACCGGCGCGCTCGAACTCGGTTCGGTGCCGAAGGAATTGCTGGTGGTCGGCGCCGGCGTGATCGGCCTCGAGATCGGCTCGGTCTGGGGCAGGCTCGGCGCCAAGGTCACCGTGGTCGAGTATCTCGACCGCATCCTGCCCGGCATGGATGACGAGATCGCCAAGCAGTTCCAGCGCATCCTGCAGAAGCAGGGCTTCACCTTCCATCTCGGCTCGAAGGTCACCAAGGTCGAGACCGGCAAGAAGGGCGGCGCCACCGTCACGGTCGAGCCTGCCGCCGGCGGCGAGGCCAAGACGCTGAACGCCGACATCGTGCTCGTCTCGATCGGCCGGCGCCCGAACACGGACGGGCTCGGCCTCGACAAGGCCGGCGTCGCGACCGAGCGTGGGCGCGTCGTCATCGACGACCACTTCAAGACCAATGTCGACGGCATCTATGCGATCGGGGACGTGGTGCGCGGGCCGATGCTGGCGCACAAGGCCGAGGATGAAGGCGTCGCCGTTGCCGAGATCCTCGCCGGCAAGCACGGCCATGTGAACTACGACGCGATTCCCGGCATCGTCTACACCGCTCCGGAGGTGGCAGCGATTGGCAAGACCGAGGAGGAGCTGAAGGCCGCGGGCATCGCCTACAAGGTCGGCAAGTTCCCGTTCACGGCCAATGGCCGGGCGCGGGCGATGCGGCACACCGACGGCTTCGTCAAGTTCCTCGCCGATGCGGCGACCGACAAGGTGCTCGGCTGCCACATCATCGGCCCGCATGCCGGCGACCTGATCGCAGAGGTGACGGTGCTGATGGAGTTCGGCGGCTCGGCCGAGGATCTGGCCCGCACTTGCCACGCCCATCCGACGCTGGCCGAGGCCGTCAAGGAAGCGGCGCTCGCCGTCGACAAGCGCCCGATCCACATGTGA
- a CDS encoding VOC family protein has product MAFGPNPPPIQAHICVKGGDAAIAFYENAFGAECTFKAMADDGQRVMHANLALFGGEVMLHDEFPEFGGDVMAPSSHGGASIAISINLPTPADVDAAIARAEAAGANVVMPASDVFWGARYARLRDPFGHVWAFNAPLAQQS; this is encoded by the coding sequence ATGGCTTTCGGACCCAATCCGCCACCGATCCAGGCGCATATCTGCGTCAAGGGCGGCGATGCGGCGATCGCCTTCTACGAGAACGCCTTCGGTGCCGAGTGCACCTTCAAGGCCATGGCTGATGACGGCCAGCGCGTAATGCACGCCAATCTCGCGCTCTTCGGCGGCGAGGTCATGCTGCATGACGAGTTCCCGGAGTTCGGCGGCGATGTCATGGCGCCGAGCTCGCATGGCGGCGCCAGCATCGCGATCAGCATCAATCTGCCAACGCCGGCCGATGTCGATGCCGCCATCGCGAGGGCCGAAGCCGCCGGTGCAAATGTCGTCATGCCGGCGAGCGACGTGTTCTGGGGTGCGCGTTATGCGCGCCTGCGCGATCCCTTCGGCCATGTCTGGGCCTTCAACGCGCCGCTGGCGCAGCAATCGTAA
- the folD gene encoding bifunctional methylenetetrahydrofolate dehydrogenase/methenyltetrahydrofolate cyclohydrolase FolD gives MTARIIDGKAAAAELRAEIGREVAALKAAGKPAPGLHVVLVGEDPASKVYVASKEKLAAEIGMNSVAHRLPAETTEAALLAKIAELNADDGVDGILVQLPLPKHIDTGRIIDAIDPAKDVDGLHPINAGLLAGGKNGLVPCTPLGCMLLLKQTLPSLSGLEAVVIGRSELVGRPVAQLLLQADCTVTIAHSRTRDLPAVVKRADIVVAAVGRPRMVKGDWIKPGATVIDVGINRMPDGKLAGDVDYAEAAEVAGAITPVPGGVGPTTIACLLRNTLTAYRARRG, from the coding sequence ATGACGGCACGCATCATCGATGGCAAGGCGGCAGCGGCTGAATTGCGGGCCGAGATCGGCCGCGAGGTCGCGGCGCTTAAGGCAGCCGGCAAGCCGGCGCCCGGCCTGCATGTCGTGCTCGTCGGCGAGGACCCGGCCAGCAAGGTCTATGTCGCCTCCAAGGAGAAGCTCGCGGCCGAGATCGGCATGAACTCGGTCGCCCATCGCCTGCCGGCCGAGACGACCGAAGCGGCGCTGCTCGCGAAGATCGCCGAACTGAACGCCGATGACGGCGTCGACGGCATCCTTGTCCAGTTGCCGCTGCCGAAGCATATCGACACCGGCCGCATCATCGACGCCATCGACCCGGCCAAGGATGTCGATGGGCTCCACCCGATCAATGCCGGCCTGCTCGCCGGTGGCAAGAACGGTCTCGTGCCTTGCACGCCGCTCGGCTGCATGCTGCTGCTGAAGCAGACGCTGCCTTCGCTGTCAGGGCTGGAAGCGGTCGTCATCGGCCGCTCGGAGCTCGTCGGCCGCCCGGTCGCGCAATTGCTGCTGCAAGCCGACTGCACCGTCACCATCGCTCATTCGCGCACGCGCGACCTCCCGGCCGTGGTGAAGCGCGCCGATATCGTCGTCGCCGCCGTGGGGCGCCCTCGGATGGTCAAGGGCGACTGGATCAAGCCCGGAGCGACGGTGATCGATGTCGGCATCAACCGCATGCCCGATGGCAAGCTCGCCGGCGATGTCGACTATGCCGAGGCGGCCGAGGTTGCCGGCGCAATCACGCCGGTTCCGGGCGGTGTCGGCCCGACGACGATCGCCTGCCTGCTCCGCAACACGCTCACCGCCTATCGCGCGCGGCGGGGCTGA
- the odhB gene encoding 2-oxoglutarate dehydrogenase complex dihydrolipoyllysine-residue succinyltransferase, with product MATEIRVPTLGESVSEATIGKWFKKPGDAVKADEPLVELETDKVTLEVNAPAAGVLGEIVAKEGETVGVSALLGTIAAGDGKAAAAPAKPAAEAPKPAAAAPAATAPATKAADSGPAVSRLAAESGVDPSKVAASGKDGRVTKGDMLAAIATGPAVVAAAPAAPIQVRAPSAPDDASREERVKMTKLRQTIARRLKEAQTNAAMLTTFNEVDMTNVMALRNQYKDVFEKKHGVKLGFMGFFVKACVQALKEIPAVNAEIDGTDIVYKNYYHIGVAVGTDKGLVVPVVRDADELSIAGVEKKIGEFGKKARDGALKIEEMQGGTFTISNGGVYGSLMSTPILNAPQSAILGMHKIQERPMVVGGQIVIRPMMYLAVSYDHRIIDGKEAVTFLVRVKEGLEDPARLVLDL from the coding sequence ATGGCGACCGAAATCCGCGTTCCCACCCTCGGCGAATCCGTTTCCGAGGCCACCATCGGCAAGTGGTTCAAGAAGCCGGGCGACGCGGTGAAGGCGGACGAGCCTTTGGTCGAGCTCGAGACCGACAAGGTCACGCTCGAGGTCAACGCGCCGGCAGCCGGCGTGCTCGGCGAGATCGTCGCCAAGGAAGGCGAGACCGTCGGTGTCAGCGCGCTGCTCGGCACCATCGCCGCCGGCGACGGCAAGGCGGCTGCCGCTCCGGCCAAGCCTGCTGCCGAAGCGCCGAAGCCGGCCGCCGCCGCTCCAGCCGCTACCGCGCCGGCGACCAAGGCGGCCGATTCCGGTCCGGCCGTCTCGCGCCTCGCCGCCGAGAGCGGTGTCGATCCGTCCAAGGTTGCAGCTTCCGGCAAGGATGGCCGCGTCACCAAGGGTGATATGCTGGCGGCAATCGCGACCGGCCCGGCCGTCGTCGCTGCCGCGCCTGCCGCTCCGATCCAGGTCAGGGCGCCGTCGGCTCCGGACGACGCCTCGCGCGAAGAGCGCGTGAAGATGACCAAGCTGCGCCAGACCATCGCGCGCCGCCTCAAGGAAGCGCAGACCAACGCCGCGATGCTGACCACCTTCAACGAGGTGGACATGACCAACGTCATGGCGCTGCGCAACCAGTACAAGGACGTGTTCGAGAAGAAGCACGGCGTGAAGCTCGGCTTCATGGGCTTCTTCGTAAAGGCCTGCGTGCAGGCGCTGAAGGAGATCCCGGCGGTCAACGCCGAAATCGACGGCACTGACATCGTCTACAAGAACTACTACCACATCGGCGTCGCCGTCGGCACCGACAAGGGCCTGGTCGTGCCGGTGGTGCGCGATGCCGACGAGCTCTCCATCGCCGGCGTCGAGAAGAAGATCGGCGAGTTCGGCAAGAAGGCTAGAGACGGCGCCCTCAAGATCGAGGAGATGCAGGGCGGCACCTTCACCATCTCGAATGGCGGCGTCTACGGCTCGCTGATGTCGACCCCGATCCTGAACGCGCCGCAATCGGCGATCCTGGGCATGCATAAGATCCAGGAGCGTCCGATGGTTGTCGGCGGCCAGATCGTGATCCGTCCGATGATGTATCTCGCAGTGAGCTACGATCACCGCATCATCGACGGCAAGGAAGCCGTGACCTTCCTTGTCCGCGTCAAGGAAGGCCTGGAGGACCCGGCGCGCCTCGTTCTCGACCTCTGA
- a CDS encoding phosphopantetheine adenylyltransferase, which translates to MAIPAKLVAVGLAIAGIINLLPTIGVAGVGWLRSLYGFEIANPDLEILLRHRAILFGIVGALLLAAAFRPGLREVAVLVAGASMASFIVIALLVGGYGPAIRKVVIADIIGLLALVPAIIARLAPSHR; encoded by the coding sequence ATGGCGATCCCGGCAAAGCTCGTCGCTGTTGGCCTCGCCATTGCCGGCATCATCAACCTGTTGCCGACGATTGGCGTGGCCGGGGTCGGCTGGCTGCGCTCGCTCTACGGTTTCGAGATCGCCAATCCCGATCTCGAAATCCTGCTGCGGCACCGCGCCATCTTGTTCGGGATCGTGGGCGCGCTGCTGCTGGCGGCCGCCTTCCGACCCGGGCTGCGCGAGGTGGCGGTGCTCGTCGCTGGCGCGAGCATGGCGAGTTTCATCGTGATCGCGCTCCTCGTCGGCGGCTATGGCCCCGCGATCAGGAAGGTCGTGATCGCCGACATTATCGGACTCCTGGCCCTCGTGCCGGCGATAATCGCGCGGTTGGCGCCGTCGCATCGATAG